In one window of Macrotis lagotis isolate mMagLag1 chromosome 5, bilby.v1.9.chrom.fasta, whole genome shotgun sequence DNA:
- the MAP3K7 gene encoding mitogen-activated protein kinase kinase kinase 7 isoform X7: MTEDGGRESSSYSCAGNGQPRRRSIQDLSVTGTEPSQVSSRSSSPSVRMITTSGPTSEKPTRSHPWTPDDSTDTNGSDNSIPMAYLTLDHQLQPLAPCPNSKESMAVFEQHCKMAQEYMKVQTEIALLLQRKQELVAELDQDEKDQQNTSRLVQEHKKLLDENKSLSTYYQQCKKQLEVIRSQQQKRQGTS; the protein is encoded by the exons ATGACAGAAGATGGTGGAAGAGAGAGTAGCAGCTATTCATGTG caGGCAACGGACAGCCAAGGCGTAGATCCATTCAAGACTTAAGTGTTACTGGAACAGAACCCAGTCAG GTGAGTAGTAGGTCATCCAGTCCTAGTGTCAGAATGATCACTACCTCAGGACCAACTTCTGAAAAGCCAACAAGGAGCCATCCTTGGACCCCTGATGATTCCACAG ATACTAATGGATCAGATAACTCCATCCCAATGGCCTACCTTACACTGGATCATCAACTACAG CCACTAGCACCATGCCCAAACTCCAAAGAATCCATGGCCGTGTTTGAACAGCATTGTAAAATGGCCCAAGAATATATGAAAGTTCAAACAGAAATAGCATTACTGTTACAGAGAAA GCAAGAACTAGTAGCAGAACTGGACCAGGATGAAAAAGACCAGCAAAATACATCTCGTCTGGTACAAGAACATAAAAAGCTTTTAGATGAAAACAAAAGTCTTTCTACATACTACCAGCAATGCAAAAAACAATTAGAGGTCATCAGAAGTCAACAACAAAAACGGCAAGGCACTTCATGA